Proteins from one Pirellulaceae bacterium genomic window:
- a CDS encoding CoA-binding protein, with translation MFKPSVAIVGASSDREKYGNKSVRAHLRQGYEVYPINPKAGTIEGLPVYRSLAELPVQSLDRISLYVSPEIGQQLLTQIAAIDCQELWFNPGSESEAVLEQARRLGLEPIVGCSIVDLGSRPEEFDS, from the coding sequence ATGTTCAAACCGTCGGTTGCGATTGTAGGCGCAAGTTCTGATCGGGAGAAGTATGGAAACAAGTCGGTTCGAGCTCATCTACGGCAAGGATACGAAGTCTATCCGATCAATCCGAAGGCTGGGACGATCGAAGGTTTGCCGGTGTATCGTTCTTTGGCCGAACTGCCTGTCCAGTCTCTCGATCGAATCAGTCTTTATGTTTCGCCCGAGATTGGCCAGCAGCTTTTGACCCAGATTGCCGCTATCGATTGTCAAGAGTTGTGGTTCAATCCGGGTAGCGAAAGCGAAGCGGTGCTCGAGCAAGCTCGACGGTTGGGTTTGGAGCCGATCGTCGGTTGTAGTATTGTCGATCTAGGGTCGCGACCTGAGGAATTTGATTCCTAA